Proteins from a genomic interval of Nasonia vitripennis strain AsymCx chromosome 3, Nvit_psr_1.1, whole genome shotgun sequence:
- the LOC100119757 gene encoding bifunctional peptidase and arginyl-hydroxylase JMJD5, whose protein sequence is MPVQIVAQSIQWNLLQEDLTEQLPNELKFHLKNILLRVENFFKNNKSPDAKRLKIDTEWIKSDLIATEACLDRTWEMLNSGYWKDVPINYRYSYSLCSIIKSLLLEISTNAEKDDIKLISVFKEIIQQIDKGILLGAPLPKNKTLLTNIASDLNKHFSSVPEANSKNVDTIKINTEELCTTLFPGFSTIVNYTKPSLETFYCKIFKPKIPALLEGCLEHWQALHLWKDAEYLRRIVGNRTVPIEIGSRYTEDDWTQSLVTFSDFLRSHISSKNEKVGYLAQHQLFDQIPELKNDFSVPEYCSFSDTEEDNEELPDINAWFGPSGTVSPLHHDPKNNLLCQVFGYKRIILYSPDDNENVYPYETRLLSNTARIDPYNPDFEKYPNLQKAKAFMCYLKPGDMLFIPPKWWHHVVGLTPSFSISFWWD, encoded by the exons ATGCCTGTGCAGATAGTGGCCCAAAGTATTCAGTGGAATCTTCTGCAAGAAGATTTAACAGAACAGTTGCCCAAtgaattgaaatttcatttaaaaaatatactcttaagagttgaaaatttttttaaaaacaa TAAATCGCCTGATGCAAAAAGACTAAAAATAGATACAGAATGGATAAAAAGTGATTTAATAGCAACAGAGGCTTGCTTAGATCGTACCTGGGAAATGCTTAACTCGGGCTATTGGAAAGATGTCCCCATAAACTATAGATATTCTTATTCATTATGCAGTATCATAAAG TCACTACTACTGGAAATTTCAACAAATGCAGAAAAAGatgatataaaattaattagtgTTTTTAAGGAAATCATACAACAAATCGACAAGGGAATTCTGTTGGGTGCTCCTCTTCCAAAAAATAAGACTTTGCTGACTAATATTGCTTCAGatttaaataaacatttttcaa GCGTGCCTGAAGCTAATAGCAAAAATGTtgatacaataaaaattaatacagAGGAATTGTGTACAACTCTTTTTCCCGGGTTTTcaactatagttaattatacAAAACCATCATTGGAAACATTctattgcaaaattttcaaacctaAAATTCCGGCTTTACTCGAag GTTGTCTTGAGCACTGGCAAGCTTTGCACTTATGGAAAGATGCTGAATACCTCCGAAGGATAGTTGGAAATCGAACAGTCCCAATAGAAATTGGGTCGCGATATACGGAAGACGATTGGACCCAAAGCCTGgttacattttcagattttttgaGGTCTCACATCTCgtctaaaaatgaaaaagtcgGTTACTTAGCACAGCATCAACTTTTTGATCAG attcctgaattaaaaaatgatttttctgtACCTGAATACTGCAGCTTCTCTGATACTGAagaagataatgaagaactaccCGACATAAATGCATGGTTTGGGCCAAGTGGAACAGTTTCTCCTTTGCATCATGATccaaaaaataacttattatgccag GTTTTTGGATACAAAAGAATCATATTGTACAGTCCAGATGACAATGAAAATGTATATCCATATGAAACAAGACTACTCAGTAATACAGCTAGGATTGATCCATACAATCCAGATTTTGAAAAGTATCCTAATTTACAAAAAGCTAAAGCCTTTATGTGCTACTTAAAACCTGGTGATATGCTATTTATTCCACCAAAATGGTGGCATCACGTTGTAGGACTGACTCCTAGTTTCTCTATTAGTTTTTGGTGGGATTAA